The stretch of DNA aaagataaacacaagagaattgtaaacttcttgagaagcTTTTACCTGTTTGTTACTCCTAGAACTTAAAaaataggctcttaataaatgtttattaattgatcaaTGGATTAAttgactagaacccaggtctcagAAACCCAGGTCAGTTCTTTTTATGCAGCTGCTCATTAGATTAAGTAATAACTAGATGTCATATTTtttatggaaaaagagaaaatatgtgaaaaatttaaagaatttctcatttggtggCACACTGccacagttaggtggcacagtgaatagagcaccagccctggagttaggaggtcctgagttcaaatccatcctcatatacttactaattacctagctgtgtgaccttgacccaattgccttgcaaaaaaaacttaaaaaaaagaatttctcatttgaaaggcatttatttaagatttaaatGGTCGttggctcttttttaaaaaattattttatttattcattcattcatttattcatctattcatctatttatttatttattcatttatttgtttgtttatttatctatctatccacccatccatttattcattcattcattcattcatttatttgtttgtttgtttgtttatctatttattttgagtaaTGGCCCAGGAAGAAAAGCTGCCTTTCTCCCCCTGGTAGCCTGCTCCCAGcatggagggaaaggaagggagggaggaggagatgTACCATGCCAGGAACTCTATTGCtggtggtgggggggagagggggtctcatacacacaaacacacactcataGCATCGCAAAATTACAATATTTCACAGTTGAAATGACCTCATCAGCTATCTAGCGCAACTCACACATGAAAAGAATCCCTGATAAAGTACTTGACAAGTAATCATCTAGCGTCTGTTATAAGACTTACAAAAAGGGAAATTcactgcctcttttttttttaatttttttgaaagattttattcattctgaattttacaatttttcccctaatcttacttttctcccccctcaccccccacagaaggtagtctgttagtctttacattgtttccatggtgtacattgatctaagttgaatgtgatgagagagaaaccacaacctaaggaagaaaaataaagtataagagataacaaaattacatactAAGATAACGGGTTGTtgttgtctttggtctttgttcaaactccacaatttttctccggatacagatggtgttctctatcacagataccctaaaattgtacctgatggttgcactgacggagtgagcaagtccattaaggtttatcatcacccccatgttgctgttagagtgtacagtgttctggttctgctcatctagctcagcattggttcacgcaaatccttccaggtttccctgaattcccatccctcctggtttctaatagaacaatagtgttccatcacatacatctACCACAGTTTGTGTCAtagcctctttttaaaaaaattattcatttattttttaactatatgaaatgatagttttcagcaatcattctTTTGGTATGGATTTGAGTGTagcatttttcccctcccttttctccctcatACCCCGACAGAGAACAATCTATAGGGTATACATGTTTAATtctattaaacatatttccatattaatcatgttatgtaagaagaatcagaataaaaaattaaaaacacatgAAAGGAGAAAAGccataaaacaaatttgaaaaactgGAAATATTAAGCCttagtctacattcagactctttagtcccttctctgaatgtggatggcattttctaccACAAGtccaaattgtctttgattattgtactgctgagatgagcaagtccaacatagttgatcatcacaaaatgttgctgttaatatatacaatgttcttatgATCATTGTCTCTTAAAGGATTTATTGAAGATTCAACATAATACTTTTACATAGtagaaatattcttgtttttgaAAGATAATTTCACTGTgtttttgcttaaattttatgtaataaaaataactgCCACTTTTATAGCtccttaaaatttataaagcacttaccaattattatctcatcctatcctcacaacaaccctgggaggttggtGCTCTTTGAcatttcccattttgcagatgaggaaagtgaggcagacgGAAATGAAGTAATCTTCCCAGAGTAATAAAGTTAGTCTGAGACTAGATCtgacctcaggtcttctggaGACTCTAGGTCTAGGACACTATCATTAGCTAATTCTCTGCCTATGTATATGTGAACAACCATGAGAATTGTTTAAATAAAGTATCACCTGTCCAGATTTCTAAGGGGTAACGACTGGATCATGGGAATTACAATTCATAGAGAACTTAGAGCTCATTTAGCCCAATCTGCAAAgttacagataaggagactgaatACCAATGAGTGATATAATGGCTGAACCAAAATACACCTGAATATGAACCTAGGGAATCTCTCTTTGATTTGGCTATACCAGATACATTTCAGGCAAGGCAGCTTGAGAAGAATGAGCTACAAATCTTGAAGTTCTAGAGAACATAAAGGATGATTTCTCTAGAAGAGTGTTTTCCAACCACAGAACCCCATTAAGATCAGCAGCAAATATTTGCCACTCCCCAAAATTTGACTAGCAGACATTCTTACTACTTAGAATTTGGAAACTTTGGAGAACTGACTCCCTAGCAGAGAACTCCAACATGGAAAATGTACATCTTTCACCAGACTGGCACTCTAGTTTGGGTTGTAAATCTTTTTACCCTACTGGACTCTACCCCTCATTAAACCCTAATTTTTATCTCCTAAATCATTCACAAGTGGTATTGAAAGTGGACTACGTTAATAGCTGTCATTTGCATAGAtgagactttaaggtttgcaaagtactttacaaatattacctcatttgatcaaCAGGAAGGACAAGAGAACATTTATTGTCTTTTTGTTAATCTTTACCGCCACCTAGTGCAACTATAGCATTAATACAACTCAGGATTGTATTATAATAATGTACCCAACTGAGACTGAGTTGGGTTTCTGCTTCAGTTTTTAATTGGTTATTAGTCCACagaatctttcttaaaattttattttttatgaaatagtgttgtttatttttaattacgaaaattaaatttttattttaatttcaactGAGAGCTACAAATagtaaaagaatagaaataaataatataaagtaatatgtattatatacagttattaatataaatgttaaaaaatagatataataaatatgtCTCCTCAGTTCATTTGAAAAAAGGTAGAACTAAATCAGTTCATCCACTTTAAAATataagaactaggaaaaatatatacatattgttgCCATTTAATGTAGAGAGAATGAAATAGATAGTAAGAgcgggggaagagaaaaaaagggaaatggggaaataaaaaaataatgaagagaagaaagtggGATAGAGAAAGAAGATATTAGAATGGGTATAGAATGCCAAATTCCTCTTTTACCAATGTCTTCTCTCTACAACCTTCACTGAAATGCCTACCCCACCCCTACCTTAGTCCTGTTTAGAGTCTTTTATGTCATCCTACCTTCAAAACCTTGTACCAATTTAGAATCATAGGGCATCCCTatcaaattagaataaaaataaagataacagcACTGAATATTTATTATAGGACATCAAACATGATATGCTGTTAAGtctgagaaaaaatgagaaattgaaaaattgaaaaaaatgttgacTATCACTCTATCTTATGAGAAGCTTTCTGAGCAGATTAGTTTCAGTTTTGAAGAGTCTGACAGATCAAATCATCTTAGTTGGCAGGTCTAAAAATATAGCAGCCAATAAAACATAGAGTACAAGCATATTAACAAAATTTTATGGAAGAGAAAGATGGAAGATAATGAGCAATGTCActatataaagcaataaaaagcTGTTGAAGGGAAAACAAATTTGCAAGGGACAGCATCAGATCTAGCTTAGTCAGTAGATTCTGATAAATTGTGAAGATGAAACCCAAaggaaatatcaagaaaaataaaatggaactgATCTATCAATCTTCTAATATCAATCTATTCACATAAGTGATGAGAATGGAACTGTTACATTTAGACTTTAAGCTTCACCCACCCAATATATTCTGGGAAGATGGGTCAGTGACACTGAGTGGATGAGCCAGTTAGACTAAAGaaaatacatagagaaaaaaAGTCCATACTGGAGATAATATCATTTTCAAGGCATCTAAGAATTGATtacagatatttttttaaaaaatatgaatttaggggcagctaggtggcacagtggatagagcaccagccctggagtcaggagtacctgagttcaaatccagcctcagacacttaataattacctagctgtgtggtcttgggtaagccacttaaccccattgccttgcaaaaacctaaaaaaatatgaatttataaacATTATAGATGCTTTAGGGTAGGGGGAGATAAGCTAGACCTCTGATTTTATCAGCATTGAATATtctttatgtatataaattttcTCCATTGATAAAGATCAACAACTCATCAATAGCTTAGACTACAAGAATTGGATGCAGCACTGAGATAATTTTCAATCAGACAACAAGAATTTACTTGGGCTCattctaatttttgaaaatagGTTTAATGGTTCAGAAATTAAAGAAAGCAGGGTAGTTGTCTGTTTTCTCTTAGTACCTTAGTACCACGGACAGCAGAAATTCCAGTTCAGCTGTataaaagaacagaaacaaaaaaggaaagccTCACTAACTTTTATCTTGCTTTATACTCCTAATTGCTGATAAGTTATGTATTTGAAAATATCTCAGATATAATATAAACTTCCTACAATCAGTGACcaggtttttttcctctgtattctACAAATAACATGGAACATTGCTTTGCAtatagtttttgttgttgttggtccttaattctcaaagaaacACATGACAtagggaggtgatgcaatgacatgcattgaattggatttgagtgagagggtgctgtatataaagtcaccagtctcactttctcctctggagttatctggatccagtggccagatatggatcaggatgactggaaatggccctgaatgagaggcaatcagggctaagtgacttgaagGTTAATTGATCATTTTTTGACCAGGCATGAGGGACAATAAATCCACCCATGGATTAAGTTCGTGCCAACTTCAAACTGTTCCCAAGACAGTCACTGACCTTTCAGACTTGCTGTGTGGACTGCTGCACAGTGAACTGTAAGATGAGTTACTCTATATGTGGGAGGCATAAGATTAGATATTTGCTTACGTTTCAGAAACAGAGTGAGTCAGCACTTGACTAGgaatttaaattagatttttttccccattgtcatcagatggtacagtagaaagaactctgggtttggagtcagaagtttTGTGCTGGGATTATGGAGTCTGAACCTGTTattgagaaggagaaaaattgtgtCTGTCATAGATGTACTTCAACTTTTTCAGttattaatcattttcatttgggCAATTAATTTCCTCTCATTGGTAGAATGAGGCAAGATTCTGTTAAAGGCATCATTGACTAAAGTGGAATAAAACCCACATAAAGAGGTGATATAGAtggtaaagaaaaattataaggaatatatattttttaaattcagctctcCGCTAAAGTTCTGTCCTATTACTTCTTTGTGGCAAAGAGGTAGCCCTGGGTTTTCTAATACTATTTCTACAAAACACAAGTGCTGGAAAAGCTTTTCAAACTGGAAAGGTTTTGAATATATCCCAGTGACAGACTGTGTATTTGACCTCCAGCCTAGATTCATCTTGAGAAGCTCATCCCGACAAACTTAGAGAAGAAAGTCTACTAAAAGGTTACAATCTTCATAATGAGTAGAATACCAAACCCTGTGAAATCatagatgtaaaaaaaaagtatttcagttcaatttgacaaatatttattcagtccTTACTAGGTGTAGAGGATTCTCAATGAAGTGTGATATTTATTTGAGATATGGCTCCTCCTTGGAAATTACAGCCTAAAGGAGGAAGTTGGCAGATAAATATAATTCCAAATAAGATTTATAAGAGAGGTGCATAGTTCTAAGTGAGATTCAGTTACTGGGAATCAGTAGAAATACTCTTCAAGTCTGAACTCTAAAATTGGGCAGAAATTTCAATTTTAAGTATTGAGGGGCAACAATTCTCTCcagtcttgggaaaaaaaaaaacatgagcaaAGATGTGGGAAAAAATGCAAGCTGTATAtcaaaactgaggtaaatagttCCATTTAGATTATATGTTAGGGATGGCAGGGTACAAATCCTATGAGATAAATTCAGTGCCAGAAAGGGGAGGTCCTTGAATATCCAGGAGAGAAGTATGAATTTTATTTGTTAGACAATAGGGAGCTattgaagaattttgaaaagaagTGTAACATAACTAATCTTATGAACAGGGAACACATGTCTGTAAGCTGAGAAACTGACCTGGAGGTTGAAAGGTAGCATCTGGAAGGactggaaagaaaagaattatataaacttTAGAGGTAACAAAGGAATGGTCTAGAATTTTCAATGAATTGAAAAGAGTATGCCAACTCCTCTTGATGTTGCAAGTCAGAAAGTCCCAAAAGAAGCCACCAAAGGAGAAGGTTGTAAGAAGTTTGGCATACTCAGGACAAAGACAAGTTCAGTAGACCGAGGAGATGGAAGGAATGTTGAATGAATTATTCAAGGATATAAATAGGGGAGTTTGATAAAGTATAAAGTAGGAATTCCAATGGCCTTAAAGAAGGAGGTAAACCATATTAGAGTAGACTTGAGAAGGAATAGGGCATAGCTGAACAGGAGTAGAGTTTATATGgaaatgtaaattttattctataaaatggaaCATTAGTTATGTCTGAATAAGAGGATGGTTGAAGAACAACTaatgtttgtttcattctttatgcTTATAACCTTAGTGCCTAACATAGTGCATAGTGgtctcttaataaatacttgttgattaattggtTAAATAAGCTGAAGGAAATGAATAGCTCAAatacattcattatttttaagttGTCCTATTTTCCTTCCAGGTTCCTCAGGCTCAAAGTATTCATCTCTCTTCACATCCTTTTGCCATGCTAACAGCTTCCAAGGCAGTAGAACATGCTCAGAAACAAagtaagtttatttattttgggtttttttagttgttttttttgcaaggcagtggggttaagtggcttgcccaaggccacacatctaggtaattattaagtatctgaggttggatttgaactgaggtactcttgactacaggaccagtgctctatccactgcgccacactAGTTGCCccaagtttatttattttcaactcacctcaatttaaaaattttagaatgattttttctgatagtcaataaacatttattaaatatctataatGTGCCAGGtgcaattaataaaaatatggtccctgccctcagggaacttacagtCAAATGCAGAGAGACAACACAATAGACAAGGCAGGAATGCAGGGGGAAGAAGAGGGATCAGAGATTCCCTAGTATGGGAGCATTTTTTCCAAGGAGTTGAAACAAGGGAGAGCAGCAGTTACAGAGCAGGGTGAGCTGAAAAGGTCAATTTCTTCCCTCTGTAAAGGAAATTAGTGGGAAGAGTTTGATAATTCACCCTTCAATCCTCCAAACAGGGGAGAAAGGAGGCTGAGGGAATCAATCAAGGCTTGAGTTGGACGTGGTAATGAGATTAGAAGTGAAAGGCCAACTTGTCAGGGGCATCTTCTATAGTGTGAAAATAGGACGGAATTTATTGACCATCTATTTCATTTTGTACTTGTTCATTTAagtcttcaacttttttttctgaatttatcttGTTTGTCACTTCTTACAACACAGTAATATACCActacatgggcagctaggtggcacagtggttaaagcactggtcttggagtcaggaggatgggagttcaaattgtcacttactagctatgttaccttggacaagtcacttaaccctgattgtctcacatccaggaccatttctaagtagtcctgattcatatctggctgctgAATCCGGGTGGTtgtagagaagaaagtgagactgataacttagcacaataccccccctcactcaaattcaattaatgtgcttatcatgacattacctccctgatgtcatgatcttctttgagagtgaaggataaacatcatacCACTGCACTCATATCTCAACAGGATTAGCTCTTTCTCAATCAATGGACATCATTCTTTTCTTGCAACAAAAcatactgctataaatattttgctttatacagagctattctttttttgtcattttgctccttgtttccctttactctaaaagaaaaagggaaagtaatGATTTTATGGGTTAGAGTAAAAGTTTATAAGTAATTAGGTTTTCCCTGGATAACCCTAGTTGATTTGTTGGAGTCAGATTCACAAAGATTACTTGTTTCTCCCATTATGTTCAGTAGAGAGAAATTATTTATCCGAGCtattgaaaatggaaataaaacattCTCAATGTGTGAAGTGGTCATTTTCCAATAGTATGATATACTCTACAGATTCTCCAAAGGAGCCATATATTGATGCCTCCTCATAGCATAGAAATgagggtagatttttttttaagcctaTACTAAAGAGATAACTGGCAGGTGCCATTAAATTGGAAAGACTTTGAGCCTTATGAAGGACCAGCTTAGGTTTGTGCTAGAGACTAATCCCCAAAGAAACTGACAATCAAGTAATGAATGTTTGGAATGTTTATTCATGAAACTGTCTCCTCAGGTATGGAAAGATTGCTGTCTGAAGGCAGCAATGCAGATGGAGACAGCATTTTCATCAATGTAGTCTCAAATTTTTGATGCATTAAAGTACCCTGTACAGTCATCATCTGTGTCTCTAGGGGTCAAGCTACAAAGGAGAATAGCACATAGAAATGCCACCaacaactcaataacaacaaaGGCAATGGAACCAAAGTCAGCAAGAAGTTCAGAAAAACAGCCAAAGAAAAAAGTAAGTCTGGAAACTCAAAGTGGAAGTTATTaaactattatatattattatttatcagaAACTTTTATTAAACTATTGCTAAATGATCGAATTAAAACAGATCTAATCCCCAAGTATTTCGGAGAGAcaatgtggcacagtggagagaccAATTCATGGCCTTAAAGTCAGATTCAAGTTCTGACTTTGACCACTTACTGTcagttgtgtgactgtgggcagtTCTCAATATCTCAGTGCCTTGGAtatctctctaagactataaattgaaaaGATAGTGCTAATCTGCAACATGATTCCTTATCTGAGAGTGCTCTACCTCAATGAAATCATGTCTAGTCCCTATCTCTCTCCATCACATTTCTGTGTTTCATCTTTCTGAATGTATTTTTCCTTTAACTGACTTTACcttattcatacacacacacacacacacacatacacacacacacatatatgtctcAAGAAATGGTTTGACCTTAATTTATTACTTTATGTAGTGAacaattatatgtaatatttatttagtgcttctAGGTCTGTCATAGTGGCTGGAGAACTGACCTCGGACTGGgaaacacctgggttcaaatcttgcatcTCAGTGGTCTTAATTTCTAAGGCAATTAAGTTGAAGAGAGGTGATGATCTGCAATCAcagagtttcctcacctggaagttcTTTCTATCAATAGTTTTAGCCTCTAtcctttaaaatttgcaaagtgtgtgtgtgtgtgtgtgtgtgtgtgtgtgtgtgtgtgtgtgtgtgtgtgtgtgtgtgtgtgtgtagatccAAAGCCtcacagaaaagttaagtgacttgccatggcAATGAAACTTAGTGAACCCAACTCCAAGATCTTTTTTCTATCCACTTCTCCATCTCTAtcagtttgttgaattgaactgaaaggTAGTCATAAGAGATGGAGCCCTCAATATCCTTTCTTAGACAAACAAGTCCATTGGCCAGAAAAAActtattttctctccattttatgcCCCTCCACCTTTTCCAATAACAACAGTGTTTGATGTCTTACTTTCACACTAGAGacaaatttaaagtaatcaacCCCTCAAACTGAAGTGTTTCTTCACCAAATAGGATTTCTTGTGTTCTGCAGGTCTCTAAGGAAGTTGAAATTTGGGATCTAGGCAATGAGAGAATTGATGATCaaagacacaatttaaaaaaacaacatgcCATCTGAGAAGACAAAACCTTGTGTTCATCTCTTCCATAGATACCAGCTCCAAGCAATACTGGCCCTGCCCCTGTGCCACACTTGCATTTTCTGCTATTTTGTTGTCGTTTTCTAGAAAAGTGTTCTTCCCCTGACTCAGATAATTCAAATAGGTGTAGGCCTGGCCCTGCTCAGTGATTCGCTAAAATTTGTTAGCAAGGTATGGACCTTGTCTGGCCTATGCAGATATTCTAGCACTGTGAAGTCCATTTGAATAGATTTCCTTCTAATTAATTGCTATTTatacttctctctctttgttttgcACCTCAACACATTTCAACTCCTTGGCAGTCTTCAAGCGCTAACCAttaaatctttttctctcttagaAATGGGAGAGTAAGACACCTAATTTTCCTGAATAAAAGGTACAACTGCAAAAGGAAGAGAACAAATCCCATATTGTTTCAGATGTGTTTTGCTGTGAATATACCTAATGATTGTTTATAATAAAGCATATATCAAAGATATTTGGGTGTTGgcttttttcaataaaattttatggtTACAAAGTTCTGGGATTAAGAAAAGAATAGTTATTAGTTTGTTCAGGGGACAAATGAAATCAGACATGGAACTGGTTTTCCAAACAAGACAAATAGCTAAACATTGAGGAATTCTCAAGTGATGTGCCCCTTGGATCTATACTTGGCCCTATACTAGTTATCATTTTTGTCAGTGACTTGGACTAAGGTATAGATGGCATGACCCAAAGCTAAGAAAGATGACTAATGCACTGGATAATAGAGTCAAGAACAAAAAGGTATTTTCATCCgtaaatatacacataaaattaCTACcatgtcactttctttttttaatttatttttattaaagatattatttgagttttacatttttcccccaatcttgcttcccccccccacagaaagcactctgtcagtctttactttgtttccatgttgtaccttgttccaaattgggtgtgatgagagagaaatcatatccttaaagagaagtctaagaggtaacaggatcagacaataagctatctgttttttttttttctaaattaaagggaatagtccttccactttgttcaaactccacagctccttatctggatgcagatggtactctccttttcagacagcccaaaattgttcctgattgttgcactgatggaatgagcaagtccttcaaggttgaacatcactcccatattgctgttagggtgtacagcgtttttctggttctgctcatctcactcagcatcagttcatgcaaatccctccaggtttccctgaaatcccgtccctcctggtttctaatagaacaatagtgttccatgacatacatataccacagtttgctaaaccattccccaattgaaggacatttactggatttccaattctttgccaccacaaacagggctgctataaatatttttgtacaagtaatgtttttaccctttttcctcatctcttcagggtatagacccaatagtggtattgctgggtcaaagggtatacacatttttgtggccctttgggcatagttccaaatagctctccagaagggttggatgagttcacaaccaTGTCACTTTCAACAAAAGGTTTTCCCCATAggtgtattttttatttgttagtGAAATTTTTTGTGTAGCAAGTTACACATTCAAGGCTAACAGTTGTGGTCTGGATTCATCTCCAGTTTAGTTCTTAAGACAACAAAGAATGCTATTTGTTAACAACAAATAAAGATCcattaaataattaatgattgAAATTTTTACAGAATTTCAAATCTTCTAGAAAACCtctttaaagaatatttattggatttgtaaaaattgtcattttaaaaaatggggacCTAATGATGGAAGCACTTCCTTCATTAAATGAACCATATTATGGTTTGTCTTGATTTTAGAAAAGTGACAATGAAGTCTCTTAAACtattcttttaaggaaaatgaagagatgaggTCTAGCCAAGTGTTAGCACAAATAGATAGATTCCAAACTAGCCAAATCgttaaaaattaaactttcaaggaattcttttttttgggggggggggggagacaaggcaatgggtttaagtgacttgcccaaggtcatatag from Macrotis lagotis isolate mMagLag1 chromosome 6, bilby.v1.9.chrom.fasta, whole genome shotgun sequence encodes:
- the C6H2orf80 gene encoding uncharacterized protein C2orf80 homolog isoform X4 — its product is MWLWAHYDLTISVALQWLGYKEEQLNLDWDKMKVPFRYRHIFLNRLEREAMILSFYAGILMNSLPIEEIFEIYSIHPSTKNQPGVKKVPQAQSIHLSSHPFAMLTASKAVEHAQKQRVKLQRRIAHRNATNNSITTKAMEPKSARSSEKQPKKKVSKEVEIWDLGNERIDDQRHNLKKQHAI
- the C6H2orf80 gene encoding uncharacterized protein C2orf80 homolog isoform X3; translated protein: MENQAHYDLTISVALQWLGYKEEQLNLDWDKMKVPFRYRHIFLNRLEREAMILSFYAGILMNSLPIEEIFEIYSIHPSTKNQPGVKKVPQAQSIHLSSHPFAMLTASKAVEHAQKQRVKLQRRIAHRNATNNSITTKAMEPKSARSSEKQPKKKVSKEVEIWDLGNERIDDQRHNLKKQHAI